The genomic region TTGGAGAGGCTCGGGCCACCCGCCGAGAGCACCGCCTCGGCGGCGCGGAGGTGGGCGTCGGCGAGGTTCACCTCGGTCATCTCGGGGTTGGTGATGTACTGCGCGCCGAGATGCGCATGCATCTTCGCGGCGCCGGCCTCGTCACCCATGTCGCGGTGGAGGCGGAGCGCCTCCTCCAGGTACTCGGCGGCGGCTGCATAGTCGAGGTTGCTGATGAACATGGCGACGCCCAGCCGGCGCAGCAACCGTGCGCGCGCCGGTGGATCCGGGTCCAGCTTTGCCAGCAGGTCCAGGGCCGTCCGCCAGTGCAGGATCGCCTCCTCCCAGGCGAAGACCGTGGCGGACAGGTCCCCAGCCAACCGGGCCCAATGTGCCGCCGTGGATGGGTCGGCGTTGTGGCCCGCCAGCCGGTAGTGGGTCGCGATCTCGGGGATCCGTGATGCCATCGCGGGTGCGGCGGTCGCCTCGATCGCCTCCGCGGCTCGAAGGTGGGCGCGCTGCCTCCGCGGCGTGCTCAACCCTTCGTACAGGGCCTGCCGCACCAGCGCGTGGCTGAAGGCATAGCGGGGGTCGGGCCGGTCCTTCACCTCAGCGACCAGTCGACGTTCGATCGCCTCCTCGAGCGCGGAGATCAGCGGCTCCTCCTCCAGGCCGGTCACGCCAGGCAGCACGGCGAGGTCGAACTGGCGGCCGAGGACGGAGGCGTGGGCGAGCAGCGAGCGGCACCCCTCGGAGAGCCGCGAGAGCCGTTCCCCGATCACCTCGCGCACGCTGGCGGGGATCCCGGCTCGCTCCACCGAGTGGACCGGGACGTCACATCCGGATCCGCTGGCGATGCTGCCGGTCTCGAGCAGGTGACGGATGACCTCCTCGAGGAAGAACGCGTTGCCCTCGGTCTCGGAGTGGATCGCCGAGACCAGCGCCTCGCTCGCCTCACCTCCGGCGAGCGCGTGGATCAGCGTGGCCACGGAGCCGCGGTCGAGCCCCGCCATGGAGATCCGCTCGACGACCTGCCGCCGGCGGAGAGCGGTGAGGGTCTCTACGAACGGATGGGTCCGGGCCAGGTCGCTGTCGCGATAGGTGCCGAGCACGAGCAGGGACGATGGCACCGGTGACTGCAGAAGATGCTGCAGCAGCTGCAGGGTGGGACGATCCGACCAGTGGAGGTCGTCGAGCACGAGCACCATCGGTGTCAGCGACGAGGCGCCGACCAGGGTGGACACCACCGCCTCGAAGAGGCGGTAGCGCTCGATCTCGGGGTCGCCGCTGCGTGGTTGCGGTTGGCCTGCGAGGCGGTCGCAGAGCTCCGGGATCAGGCGCGCGACCTCCCAGGCGGCATCGCGATGCTGCAGCTGCAGATCCTCGGCGGGCACGTGGGAGAGGTGGTGGCGGAGCGCCTCGGTGAAGGGCTGGTACGGAGTCTGGGTCGCCTCGTCGCAACGACCATAGAGCACGGTGCCGCCCCCGGCGTGCACCGAGGTCGCGAACTCGGCGGCCACCCGCGTCTTGCCGATGCCCGCCTCGCCGGCGATGAGCACCAGGCGCCGATCGCCATTTCGTGCCCGAGCCCAGGCGGCGTGCAGCAGCGTGAGCACGTCGCGGCGCCCGACGAACGGCGTGTCGGCGCCGGCGGCGAGCGACATCGGCGAGGGAGCCGGGAGGCGCGGCTCCCACACCACCTCCGCCAGAGCGATGGGCGTGCGCACCCCCCGGATCGACCGGATGCCGAGCCCTCGGAAACCGTGGCGTCCACGCGGCTCGGCGAGGTTGCGCACCAGGTCCGAGGCGATGATCTGGCCCCCGTCGGCGATGTCGCAGATCCGTTTGGCGATGTTGACCGATGCCCCGAAGTAGTCGTCCTCGTCCCGAATCGGCTCGCCGATGTGCAGCCCGATGCGCACCTCGAGTGGGTGCCCACCGGGTTGACAGTTGTGCCGGTGCACCGCCTGCTGCATGGCGACGGCGCAGGCGACAGCATCGAGCGCCGACCCGAAGGCGACCATCAGTCCGTCGCCCACCTGCTTCACCTCCTCGCCGCAGCCGTGCGAGACCACCGCACGGAGCAGACGATAGTGGGCGCGGCGCACTCCCTCTGCGACCTCGTCTCCCAGACGGTCGTAGAGATCCGTCGACCCCACGATGTCGGTGAAGAGCAGGGTGACGGTTGCGCCCCTCCGCACGGACACCATTCGACTCCTGCTGATGAAACGAATCGGGTGGAGGGTCCCTCGAGACGAAACCGATCTGTGTAGGTGCTCTGCTTCCCGTATGGGCCTATACTGGACGAACTCTCAGAAGGGCGCAAGCTGGGCAGGTTGTGTCAGATACGAGACGATTGACCGGCGAGACCGAGGCCATGACCGTGGTCTGCCCGGTGCACCGCTGGGGGCCATTGCAGCTCGGACTGGTGTTCTCGGTCATCCATCTGGTTCCGGCGCTCCTGCGCAAGCTGCGACGGCTGTCGTTCATCGACTACGCGGGCTGGGGCGTCACCGATCCGCTGCCGTGGGGCGGGCCCGTACCCGGTGCTCGCCGGCAGGCAAACACCCTTGTGTTCATCAGCAACTTCGACGGCGGCCGTGACGAGTACCTGGCCGAGTTCGCCGAGGCCCTGCGCGTTCGCCTCGGTCTGGTATGGCTCAGCTCCGTGGGATTCCCCGGCCCATTTCGGCTGACCCCGTTCCAGCGCTCGGCGACCATGTATGACTACGGCGCCGACCACTACTACGCCGCCCGGCCGACGGCCACGGCGACCGACATCACCCGAGCCCTGGAACTCGAGCGGTCGCTGCTGACGTTCCGTGCGGAGGCCGCCGCCGTCGACGCGGACGCATTCCCGGAGCGCTTTCACCGGTTCCTGAGTGAGGTGCAGCGGCTGCTGTGACGGCGGTCTCGCAACCCCGACGACGGCAGCGGAGGCGGGTCGCTCTGACGGGAGGGAGGCCGCTTCCGGTGTTCGCCGTCCTCAGTCCCATCAGGGATGACCAGGTGCTGGGCCTGAGGGACTACCTGAGGGGGCTCGGGACCGGCGAGCACAGCCCCTTCCACCGGATGAACGGGACCATCCACTTCGCGCGGTGGGTGGTCATCGACGACAGCGATCGTCAGCCGGCCCACGATCGCTGCCGTTTCGTTCAACCCCACCTCCTCTACGCCAGCACCTTCGACGGCACTGTGGACGCGCACGTCGAGCTGCTCCGCACCCTGCTCAGCGACGAGGTCGAGGAGACGTGGGGACGGTGCGTGGACGGCCCCCACCCGGGCGACAGGGCGGCGTTCACCGAATACCTGGAGCGGTGCCGGCTGGTCGTCGGCCTGCCCTTCAGTGGATACAACGCAACCCTCGAGGACGTCATCCGGAGCCTCGAGCTCCACGGGCGTTTCCGCGAGATGGCCTTCGCCGCCGCCGCGACCCGGCCGGCGTCGCTCAAGGCGCGGTTCGAGGCGGTCTTCACCGAGGCGATGACACCCACCCGCAGGCCCCGGCCGCGCGCCCGGCGGCCGGCGTGGATCGCGGGCAGGGGACAGCCGGGCGGGCACAACCCTCCTCAGGGAAACGTGCTGCGACCCTACCGGCTGCCCTTCGCGGTCATCAGCTTCGTCGAGGTGGGCGGGGGGGCTGCGGCCGCCCGGTGGCTCGCCGAGGTCGGATCGAGGGTGACCTATGAGGACGAGCCGGACCGTCCGCCCTGGGCTCTCAATGTCGGCTTCACCTACCCGGGCCTGAGGGCACTCGGGTTCGATGACGAGTCGCTCGCCCTGTTTCCAACCGACTTCCGTGAGGGGCCGGTGCACAGGGCCAGGCTCCTCGGCGACGTCGGCGACAGCGCGCCCCAGTACTGGGACGACGGCACCGGGTCGCCCGACCGCGTGCACGTCATGGTGGCGATCCACGCTCGGGACCAGGAGACGCTGGAGGAGGAGCACAGCCGTCTGCTCGGTGACATCGACGGCACCGGAGGACAGGTGGTCATCGTCGGCGAGCGGCGGGCGAAGCGGATGCCGGACGGCCGTGAGCACTTCGGCTTCGTCGACGGCATCAGCCAGCCGCGCATCCTGTCCGGCCGCGGTCGCGTCGGGATGTGGCGCATCTGGCCCTGGCGGCGTGGCCCCAACCCTCGCATCGCGCTTGGCGAGTTCCTCCTCGGACATCGCGACGAGGGCGGCACCCGGCCGCACGGCCCACCGGGTGCGCTGTCGCACAACGGAAGCTACCTCGTGTACCGCAAGCTGCAGCAGCACGTGGGCTGTTTCCGTGCGCTGCTGCGCGAGCAGGCGCCGCCGGGCGGCGAGGAGGAGCTCGCCGCCAAGCTGATGGGACGCTGGCGCGACGGCACCCCGCTGGTGCTCTCCCCGGACGGGCCCGATCCCCTGCGGGCCCGCTCCCCGCGGCTGAGCAACGACTTCGGCTACCGCGGCGATCGGGACGGCTTCGCATGCCCCATCGGTGCCCACATCCGGCGCGCGAATCCCCGTGACGCCCTGGAGGCGGACAGCTTCCCCCTCCGCCACCGGATGCTGCGCCGCGGCATCCCGTACGGAGATCCGCTTCCCCCTGACGCGACCGAGGACCGGGAGGAGGGCGATCCCCGGGGCCTGGTGTTCATGGCCTACATGAGCAGCATCGACCGGCAGTTCGAGTTCATCCAGACCCGGTGGCTGAACCGCGGTGACGCCTTCAAGCTGGGTCCGGCGAGGGACGTTATCGCGGGTGACAGCAGCTCCGGCCGCTGGATGGTCGTCCAGGGGCGCCCCCCGCGCCTTCTTCCCGACCTCGCGCCGCTGGTCACCACCCGGGGGGGCGCCTACCTCCTCGTGCCCGGGCGCGACGGGGTCGACCACATCGTCGAACACGCGACTGCGGCGGCCAGGTCCGCGGAACAGCAGGCGCGGAGCGGGGCCTCGCCGGGATGACCACGCGGGGCCCGGACACACCGCCCAGCGCTGCTCGGTCACGGTCGCCGGCACGACGCGGACCGGCAGGGCTCGGCGTGGCCGTCGTCTTCCTCTGGGCGCTCGCGTTCCAGCTGCTCGCGCAGGGCGTTGCCGGCCTGTGGGGACGGCTCGGCGAGCACCACGGTGTCACGGGCCTGGCCGCCCGTGTGATCCCGGCCGTGCTGCTCCTGGTGCTGGGCGAGTCACTGCGACGGGGGAATCACACGGCGCTCTGCATCGACATCGTCCTGCTGTGGCTGGTCGCCGCCGCCGGCCTGCTTCTGGACCTCGCGCTGGCGATGCGGTGGGTGCCGGTGCACTACCTGCCCTCGATGCTGATCATGGTCACGGTGGCGCCGTGGATCGCCTGGCGCCTCTCGCTGCCGCGGACCGCGGCATGGTTCGCCGTGGAGGACGGAGGCCGGCGCCGGTGTCGCGCCCCACGCATCGGTCGTTCCTGGGTTCTGGTCATGTTCGGCCTGAGCAGCATCGCCGGTGTCGCGGTCGCGCTCTCCCAGGCCGCATGACCCGCCGGAGCAGCCTGCGGCCGGGGCGCATCGAGCTCACGCGACACGGCCGAGGTGGTCACGTCCCCGCATGCGTGCTGCTCCGGCTCCCACCACCGTCACCTCGGTGGCGGCCCGCCACTCCGGCGCCGCGGGGCCGCAGCCCACGATCAGATACTCGAGCTGGCCGGCGTTGCTCGGGTCCTCGCGCAGCGCCAGCGCCCGGAGACGAGCCGGTCCCTGTCCGGCGACGGTGACCTCGAACCCCCGGGTGAGCGGCACGATGCCGGTTCCAGCTGGCTGACGCGCGGCTCGGGCACCCATGCCTCGAACATGGATGTCGAGGCCCACGATGACCGTGGTGGCGAGGATGACCACCCCGACCACGGCCAGGATCGCGATGACGATGGAGTCGGGTGCGCCCGCCATCGACTTGAGAAGAGCGGCGAGAGCCCCTCCCGCGGGTGTGATGATCGCCGCGAAGAGGCCTCCGACCTTGGTGACGTTCAGCGTGGGCGCGGTGATCCCCCAGTCGCGCCGGTTCGCGTCGTTGTTGAGGAGTGGCATGTCGTTTCCCTCGTCTCCGATCGGTGGTCCGTCCGAGTCGATTCTCCCGGCGCGTCAGCTGGGCCTCGACGGTGCACGCCACTCCCGGTGTGTGCACTCGTGCCGCTCGGAGAGGAGGGGCGGTGGCTGCATCGCCGAGCGTGCAGCCACCGCCGTGACCAGTCCGCTCCCGCCGGTCCTCAGGATGCCAGGGCGGCGGGTGCTCCCGACAGGGCCAGCAGCACCTGCGCACCGTCGGGGCTCCCCAGACCGGTGCAGGGATCCCAGGCGACCGTGGCGGTGTAGCCGCCCAGCCCGCTGACGTCGTTGTTCCCCTGGGTGATGTCATGGAGCGCGCCTGCGGGCGCGGCCCGGGTGTAGAGCAGCGGGTTGATGAACCCGGCGGGTCCTCCGAGCTGCTCGTTGACGAGCGCGAGCAGGCCCGCCCACAGTGGTGCGACGGCGCTGGTGCCACCGACCGGGAACTCCTGGCCGTCCACCCGCACCAGGTAGCCGGTGGCCGGATCGGCGTTGCCGGCGACATCGGGCACGCCCCGTCCCACGCGACCGTTCGGATTGACAGTGGGCGGGACCCCGGCGGCCGCCTGGTAGTCCGGCACATCCCAGGTGTCGCTGATCCCGCCACCGGTCGCGCCCTGGTCATGGTTCCACACGATCTCCGAGGAGATCGTGTCGCCGTCCGCCGAGGTGAGGGTGGTGCCGCCGCACCCGAGCACGTAGGGGTCGGACGACGGGTAGTCGGCGTGGGCCAGGCCGTCCCCGACGCCGTCGGCCGAGCCGTTGTCGCCCGCCGCGGCACAGACGGTCACCCCGAGGTGCGCAGCGTCGAGGAACGCCTGGTTGAACGCCTGGAGCGCCTGCTGGGTCCAGTTCGACTCCGACGAGCCCCAGCTGATGGAGATGATCGACGGCTGATTGACGGTGTCGTGGACGGCCGTCGTGATGGCGTCGAGAAAGCCCTGATCGGTGTTGGGCGCGAAGTAGACGGCGATGCCGGCGCCAGGGGCCACCGCGCCGATCACCTCGATGTCGAGCATGACCTCGGCATCCGCGCTGCTCGGGTCGCCCACGGGCTGGTTCGCGCCGCCGTCGACGGAGAGGGCGGTCACCTGCGGGGCGGCGATCCCCAGCTCGCCGAAGTAGGTGGCGAGGTCGGCATCGGTGTAGCCACCGCCCAGCTCGATGACCGCCACCGTCTGTCCCGTCCCGGTGCCCTGGCTCGGGAAGCCGTAGAGCTTCGCCACCTGGTCCGGGGTGAACGTCCCCGCGGGAGGAGCCCCACCCACTGCCCCCGCCCGGAAGTGCGGCTGAGCCTGGGGCCGGTTGTCGAGACCCATGACACTGAGCACCGCGCCGGCGAGATGGCTCGGCACGTGCACCGGACCGGTCCGGCCTCGGTAGCGGCCGGCCGGATGGTCGTAGGTCATCAGCTCGACCCCGAAGGCCGCGCTCAGCGCCTCGACCGAGCCGGAGACCACGACGGAGCGCCGGGCCGGGCTGCTCTCCACCACGGCGAGGCGGTGCGTCCGGGCGAAGTCCTCCACCGCGGCGAGGTGGTCCGGATGGGCACCGCGGGTGGCGGCGAGCTGCTCGCGGCTGAGGTGCGCCCGATCCCGCGGTGGCGGGCCGTCCGCGCCCGGCCGGGGACGCAGGACGATGGTGACCGTCGCGACCTCCTTCGGGTCGGCGGGTCCCAGCGCACGAGAGCCGGGCATGGGAGCGCGTTCGCTTCCCTTCACGGGAATTCGGTTCCCCGATGCGGGCATGGTGTCTCCTCCTTGGCCATGGGTTTCTGCCGTCTTTGGCCCTGACGGCGCGACCCATCATCTCCCGGCGAAACCCGGCCGTCTGTGGAGTTCTCCGCATCCCGGGTGTCCTGTCCGTGGCGGGCGTCCGCGGCGGGACCCAGGCGGTCGGACTGCACCCCGCAGCCGTGGCGCGCGCCATCGAAGCACGGTGGATCACAGGCGACGATACGGGTGCCGGCCGATCAGCGCCACTCGGTGGCGCGGTCGACTGGATGTTCCGGAGAGGAGATGGAGGAGGAGCATCCGAAGAGGGGAGAGCGCGGACCGGTGATCACCCCGGGGGGGCCGCGCCCCGCAGATGCCGTGCATCACGTCACCCCGGGGCACACGGTGCGCGGCAACGCGGACGGGAGCGATGTCGTGGAGCAGACGCAGTCGACAGATGATGGGAGGAGCACGAACA from Candidatus Dormiibacterota bacterium harbors:
- a CDS encoding Dyp-type peroxidase; the encoded protein is MLGLRDYLRGLGTGEHSPFHRMNGTIHFARWVVIDDSDRQPAHDRCRFVQPHLLYASTFDGTVDAHVELLRTLLSDEVEETWGRCVDGPHPGDRAAFTEYLERCRLVVGLPFSGYNATLEDVIRSLELHGRFREMAFAAAATRPASLKARFEAVFTEAMTPTRRPRPRARRPAWIAGRGQPGGHNPPQGNVLRPYRLPFAVISFVEVGGGAAAARWLAEVGSRVTYEDEPDRPPWALNVGFTYPGLRALGFDDESLALFPTDFREGPVHRARLLGDVGDSAPQYWDDGTGSPDRVHVMVAIHARDQETLEEEHSRLLGDIDGTGGQVVIVGERRAKRMPDGREHFGFVDGISQPRILSGRGRVGMWRIWPWRRGPNPRIALGEFLLGHRDEGGTRPHGPPGALSHNGSYLVYRKLQQHVGCFRALLREQAPPGGEEELAAKLMGRWRDGTPLVLSPDGPDPLRARSPRLSNDFGYRGDRDGFACPIGAHIRRANPRDALEADSFPLRHRMLRRGIPYGDPLPPDATEDREEGDPRGLVFMAYMSSIDRQFEFIQTRWLNRGDAFKLGPARDVIAGDSSSGRWMVVQGRPPRLLPDLAPLVTTRGGAYLLVPGRDGVDHIVEHATAAARSAEQQARSGASPG
- a CDS encoding AAA family ATPase, giving the protein MSVRRGATVTLLFTDIVGSTDLYDRLGDEVAEGVRRAHYRLLRAVVSHGCGEEVKQVGDGLMVAFGSALDAVACAVAMQQAVHRHNCQPGGHPLEVRIGLHIGEPIRDEDDYFGASVNIAKRICDIADGGQIIASDLVRNLAEPRGRHGFRGLGIRSIRGVRTPIALAEVVWEPRLPAPSPMSLAAGADTPFVGRRDVLTLLHAAWARARNGDRRLVLIAGEAGIGKTRVAAEFATSVHAGGGTVLYGRCDEATQTPYQPFTEALRHHLSHVPAEDLQLQHRDAAWEVARLIPELCDRLAGQPQPRSGDPEIERYRLFEAVVSTLVGASSLTPMVLVLDDLHWSDRPTLQLLQHLLQSPVPSSLLVLGTYRDSDLARTHPFVETLTALRRRQVVERISMAGLDRGSVATLIHALAGGEASEALVSAIHSETEGNAFFLEEVIRHLLETGSIASGSGCDVPVHSVERAGIPASVREVIGERLSRLSEGCRSLLAHASVLGRQFDLAVLPGVTGLEEEPLISALEEAIERRLVAEVKDRPDPRYAFSHALVRQALYEGLSTPRRQRAHLRAAEAIEATAAPAMASRIPEIATHYRLAGHNADPSTAAHWARLAGDLSATVFAWEEAILHWRTALDLLAKLDPDPPARARLLRRLGVAMFISNLDYAAAAEYLEEALRLHRDMGDEAGAAKMHAHLGAQYITNPEMTEVNLADAHLRAAEAVLSAGGPSLSNGYLCAGMALVATWRMRPAEGMALSERSMLIGERSGNEVLWANAAAVHGCQLVMCGRVAEGVALCERAWNTADAAGHQVPAFMATVVLCGLHCFFRRDPEAARRSAERELASSRAATSPIHQDVLRSALAYGLVLGGALDRARSVGPPPRSAQFHAQYLLALAEGRWEEGLEVLEHSRARARQSGNRWFEAADSSRIAELLRLLGRHAEAEVELLSALPRHGEQNLPHELRCRCQLSLVLAETGRSEQAREQLARCRAIVAGGEDWGGAATALDLAEASILATDGRMGEATHLFSEAVDGFRRQGLPWDVAEAHQLHGRALLAQGGPARVQAIVRFDAALDALQLLEAGERWHLSVLADRDRATTTAGPVVPSFDVLGSAEGR
- a CDS encoding S53 family peptidase; the encoded protein is MPGSRALGPADPKEVATVTIVLRPRPGADGPPPRDRAHLSREQLAATRGAHPDHLAAVEDFARTHRLAVVESSPARRSVVVSGSVEALSAAFGVELMTYDHPAGRYRGRTGPVHVPSHLAGAVLSVMGLDNRPQAQPHFRAGAVGGAPPAGTFTPDQVAKLYGFPSQGTGTGQTVAVIELGGGYTDADLATYFGELGIAAPQVTALSVDGGANQPVGDPSSADAEVMLDIEVIGAVAPGAGIAVYFAPNTDQGFLDAITTAVHDTVNQPSIISISWGSSESNWTQQALQAFNQAFLDAAHLGVTVCAAAGDNGSADGVGDGLAHADYPSSDPYVLGCGGTTLTSADGDTISSEIVWNHDQGATGGGISDTWDVPDYQAAAGVPPTVNPNGRVGRGVPDVAGNADPATGYLVRVDGQEFPVGGTSAVAPLWAGLLALVNEQLGGPAGFINPLLYTRAAPAGALHDITQGNNDVSGLGGYTATVAWDPCTGLGSPDGAQVLLALSGAPAALAS